Proteins found in one Aspergillus puulaauensis MK2 DNA, chromosome 8, nearly complete sequence genomic segment:
- a CDS encoding uncharacterized protein (COG:S;~EggNog:ENOG410PPT6;~SECRETED:SignalP(1-21);~TransMembrane:1 (n6-18c23/24o251-273i)), whose protein sequence is MRFTSLFPIACVLLLAVLSTAWQLDGLLGNGQLLPRADDADSDTETAAEGATTGASPSAEETASATKSSDKDSEETDSPTTTKSSSDLKTTGNSNKTTSVDARLPPGGISMISPASSSTTYFKIDEIITFVWNYTSLSITPSAVNVVATCSLNSATYTISSNMSVEETQTVKWDTGKYQANATAPLLTATYTLIVYDESKDIDDTAGAGELDKGTYMFGMYEKQPYTPLSDFVCATCSGAMSSMGLLGLKMAVGMGLITFLSFTWFAGSFGIFST, encoded by the exons ATGCGTTTCACCTCGCTTTTCCCGATTGCATGCGTGCTTTTGTTAGCCGTACTGTCGACTGCGTGGCAGTTGGATGGGCTACTGGGCAATGGCCAACTTTTGCCTAGAGCAGATG ACGCAGACTCAGACACCGAAACTGCGGCCGAAGGCGCGACTACCGGTGCTTCCCCTTCAGCGGAGGAAACGGCATCTGCCACAAAATCCTCTGATAAGGACAGCGAGGAAACGGACTCTCCCACCACAACCAAAAGTTCATCGGACTTGAAGACAACCGGCAACTCCAACAAGACGACATCTGTTGATGCTCGCCTCCCTCCGGGTGGTATTTCCATGATCTCCCCGGCATCGAGCTCAACGACATACTTCAAGATCGATGAGATAATTACCTTTGTTTGGAATTATACGTCCTTGTCAATCACTCCCTCGGCAGTGAATGTTGTTGCGACTTGCAGTCTCAACAGTGCTACCTacaccatctccagcaacatgAGCGTTGAGGAGACGCAGACTGTCAAGTGGGACACTGGAAAATACCAAGCCAACGCCACTGCTCCGTTGCTTACCGCGACCTACACCTTGATTGTGTACGACGAGAGCAAGGACATTGATGACactgctggagctggtgaacTAGATAAAGGGACCTATATGTTCGGGATGTACGAGAAGCAGCCTTACACCCCTTTGTCGG ACTTTGTCTGTGCGACATGCAGTGGTGCCATGTCCTCCATGGGACTTCTCGGCCTGAAAATGGCCGTAGGAATGGGCTTAATCACATTCCTATCCTTCACCTGGTTTGCCGGCAGTTTCGGCATATTCTCTACCTGA
- a CDS encoding DNA-dependent ATPase RAD26 (COG:L;~EggNog:ENOG410PHAN;~InterPro:IPR038718,IPR000330,IPR027417,IPR014001, IPR001650;~PFAM:PF00176,PF00271,PF04851;~go_function: GO:0005524 - ATP binding [Evidence IEA]) yields the protein MDQNVKNEQDGSLEGPSSENKTQNDDLETSGASPPVGEPASNLDTSGGTDEASRLKELQADIRDQDTLERDITRQADRLLMEQADERDNKRLEKTKHEKEKLESQILRLHQRLSQPVGTSARVRLQNDIDKLEGRNAALANDLKEIQQRIDGRREEQETNAEVTGTGRMPNESRRDYLIRTGKITPFSRMGAGPNAGPLASLQDALIDAEDERDELEALEQVKARSAVSHRNLVRPGFGFDDASESNVIEEPVSERPGKRRKLGKDSRPSKTSVKVEDVDVDVGTLSEGHVSEDQDDSMSYVEDEEQESSSEDDNDFMTEEKVAPVKKAKGTEDLEDFSGLDDGNEKIYQTRRQNWVTRRSAARKRARKAREADTEQDPNIDEADDAQASEEEEWFMPHPSESDLHLDNDYRIPGDIHPLLFDYQKTGVQWMWELHQQQVGGIIGDEMGLGKTIQAIAFLAGLHYSRMLTKPVVVVCPATVMKQWVNEFHRWWPPFRVSILHTSGSGMVNIKNESSREDALISGTYGSSGSSSGFKSARKVVKRVVEEGHVLVTTYSGLQSYASLLIPVEWGGAILDEGHKIRNPNTSITMHCKELRTPHRVILSGTPMQNNLTELWSLFDFIFPMRLGTLVNFRNQFEFPIRQGGYANASNLQVQTAAKCAETLKDAISPYLLQRFKIDVAADLPKKSEQVLFCRLTKPQRQAYMAFLGSEEMQSILRGRRQVLYGVDILRKICNHPDLQSHKLLHTKANYGNPTKSGKMQVVRSLLELWKDTGHKTLLFAQHRIMLDILEKFVRSLSGFNYRRMDGTTPIQHRQSMVDEFNKDPNIHVFLLTTKVGGLGVNLTGADRVIIYDPDWNPSTDVQARERAWRLGQKRDVTIYRLMTAGTIEEKIYHRQIFKQFLTNKILKDPKQRQTFQLSDLHDLFALGEEHQGPTETSKIFKEAEVTYEEDNDNGTPTRRQDNHQRGVQAEKQDISKVTGVASIEQFQGAPEQEAKPEEGEPGTNSESRIMEGIFARSGVHSALEHDQIVNGKRVVKADPKIIEAEAKRVAAEAAEDLRRAGEAAKSIPIGTPTWTGQFGVAGRPDESPMRPPFGGRSSTARRAMAGPSSASILANLSSRTPPSRSGTNSPAPANDTSGKDFITMIRDFITSHGGAVYTQNLIDHFNRYCTTPQKSAEFKEMLKQIAVLNKGGRNGRGKWSLKPEYVRGR from the exons ATGGATCAGAATGTAAAGAACGAGCAAGATGGATCCCTCGAGGGGCCATCTTCAGAGAACAAGACACAGAATGATGACCTGGAGACTTCTGGCGCATCTCCACCTGTGGGTGAGCCAGCGTCAAATCTGGATACCTCTGGTGGTACAGATGAAGCGAGCCGGTTAAAAGAGCTTCAAGCGGACATCCGCGACCAGGATACCCTGGAAAGAGATATAACTCGCCAG GCCGACAGGCTGCTTATGGAGCAGGCTGATGAGCGGGACAATAAGAGATTAGAAAAGACGAAGCATGAAAAAGA AAAACTCGAATCGCAAATCTTGCGATTACACCAACGTCTTTCGCAACCAGTCGGAACTTCAGCGCGAGTGCGCCTCCAGAACGATATAGACAAACTGGAAGGCCGCAATGCCGCGCTTGCAAATGATCTCAAGGAAATCCAACAACGTATCGACGGCAGGCGCGAGGAGCAAGAGACGAACGCAGAGGTGACCGGGACGGGGAGAATGCCTAATGAGTCACGGAGAGACTATCTTATAAGAACCGGAAAGATCACGCCGTTTTCGCGAATGGGAGCCGGTCCGAACGCTGGCCCATTAGCTAGCCTCCAGGACGCGCTTAttgatgctgaagatgagCGTGATGAGCTGGAGGCTTTGGAGCAGGTAAAAGCGCGATCGGCCGTTTCTCACCGGAATCTAGTACGCCCGGGTTTCGGTTTCGACGATGCGAGTGAATCAAATGTTATTGAAGAACCAGTTTCTGAGCGCCCcggaaagaggaggaaaCTAGGAAAGGACTCCCGACCGAGTAAGACGTCTGTCAaggtggaggatgtggatgtggatgtgggCACACTCTCCGAAGGTCATGTATCCGAAGACCAAGATGATTCCATGAGTTAcgttgaagacgaagagcagGAATCCTCGTCGGAAGATGACAATGACTTCATGACTGAGGAGAAAGTCGCACCTGTAAAAAAAGCGAAAGGCACAGAAGATTTGGAAGATTTCAGTGGCTTGGATGATGGCAACGAAAAGATATACCAGACTCGGCGTCAGAATTGGGTCACTCGGAGAAGCGCTGCTCGGAAACGTGCTCGGAAAGCCCGAGAAGCAGATACGGAGCAAGACCCCAACATAGACGAGGCTGATGACGCTCAAGCctctgaagaggaagagtgGTTCATGCCCCATCCCTCTGAATCAGACCTGCATCTCGACAATGACTACCGTATACCGGGCGATATCCATCCACTTTTATTTGACTACCAGAAGACTGGAGTCCAATGGATGTGGGAGTTGCACCAACAACAGGTAGGAGGCATTATCGGGGATGAAATGGGCCTAGGCAAAACGATCCAAGCCATTGCATTTTTGGCTGGTCTCCATTACAGCAGGATGTTGACGAAGCCCGTTGTGGTTGTTTGCCCAGCCACAGTTATGAAGCAATGGGTGAATGAATTCCATCGCTGGTGGCCTCCATTTCGAGTTTCCATCCTGCATACTTCTGGCAGCGGAATGGTCAACATAAAGAATGAAAGTAGTCGTGAGGACGCACTTATATCCGGAACCTATGGGTCGAGTGGCTCTAGCAGCGGCTTCAAGTCAGCTCGGAAGGTCGTCAAACGTGTAGTCGAAGAAGGACATGTGCTGGTTACCACTTACTCAGGTTTGCAGAGCTATGCCTCCCTTTTAATACCGGTTGAATGGGGCGGCGCTATCCTCGACGAGGGCCACAAGATTCGCAATCCAAATACCTCCATCACTATGCACTGCAAAGAGCTCCGGACTCCACACCGGGTTATTCTCTCAGGTACGCCAATGCAGAACAACTTAACGGAGTTATGGTCACTGTTCGATTTTATCTTTCCGATGCGCCTTGGCACACTGGTAAATTTCCGAAACCAGTTCGAGTTTCCAATTAGGCAGGGAGGCTATGCGAATGCTTCAAATCTACAGGTGCAGACGGCTGCCAAATGCGCGGAAACGCTCAAGGATGCGATCAGCCCTTACCTTTTACAGCGGTTCAAGATAGATGTGGCAGCCGATCTACCCAAAAAGAGCGAACAGGTTCTCTTTTGCAGATTGACAAAGCCGCAGAGACAAGCATATATGGCCTTTTTGGGCTCGGAAGAGATGCAGTCTATCCTACGGGGCCGAAGGCAAGTGCTTTATGGGGTTGATATTCTTCGAAAGATCTGCAATCATCCGGACTTACAGAGCCATAAGTTGCTGCACACCAAGGCCAACTATGGAAACCCAACGAAGTCGGGGAAAATGCAAGTAGTCCGATCTCTGCTCGAATTATGGAAAGACACCGGCCACAAGACACTTCTATTCGCACAGCATCGTATTATGTTGGATATTTTGGAGAAATTTGTTAGGTCTTTATCTGGTTTCAATTATCGTCGTATGGACGGCACGACACCCATTCAGCACCGACAATCTATGGTTGACGAGTTCAACAAAGACCCAAATATACATGTCTTTTTACTTACGACCAAGGTTGGAGGATTGGGTGTTAACCTTACCGGCGCGGATCGAGTCATTATCTACGACCCTGACTGGAATCCTTCGACCGACGTACAAGCCCGAGAACGTGCATGGCGGCTTGGGCAGAAGCGCGATGTAACTATATACCGACTAATGACGGCGGGAACTATTGAGGAGAAGATATACCACCGCCAGATTTTCAAGCAATTCCTTACGAATAAGATCTTGAAGGACCCCAAACAACGACAAACCTTCCAACTCAGCGATTTACACGATCTCTTTGCTTTAGGCGAAGAACACCAAGGCCCAACGGAAACTAGTAAGATTTTCAAAGAAGCTGAAGTCACCTACGAAGAAgacaatgacaatggcaCCCCGACAAGGCGCCAGGATAACCACCAGCGTGGCGTGCAGGCCGAGAAGCAAGATATTAGCAAGGTGACAGGCGTGGCTTCAATAGAACAGTTCCAAGGAGCACCGGAACAGGAAGCGAAACCAGAGGAGGGCGAACCGGGCACAAATTCAGAGTCACGCATAATGGAAGGCATATTCGCCCGGTCAGGCGTCCACTCGGCGCTCGAGCACGACCAAATCGTGAACGGCAAACGCGTCGTCAAAGCAGACCCGAAGATAATCGAGGCAGAGGCGAAAAGAGTGGCTGCCGAAGCTGCAGAGGACCTACGTCGTGCAGGTGAAGCAGCCAAATCCATACCCATCGGCACGCCTACGTGGACGGGTCAATTCGGTGTTGCGGGAAGGCCTGACGAATCCCCCATGCGGCCACCATTCGGCGGACGGAGCAGTACAGCCAGGCGAGCTATGGCTGGTCCATCATCTGCAAGCATTTTGGCTAACCTCTCGTCGCGTACACCCCCGTCTCGCAGCGGTACCAATAGCCCTGCGCCAGCGAATGACACCAGTGGGAAGGACTTCATTACGATGATCCGGGATTTCATTACGTCTCACGGCGGAGCTGTTTACACGCAGAATTTAATCGATCATTTCAACCGTTATTGTACCACTCCGCAGAAATCGGCGGAATTTAAAGAGATGTTGAAACAGATCGCCGTTCTGAACAAGGGTGGTCGGAATGGGAGGGGGAAATGGTCGCTCAAGCCGGAGTATGTCAGAGGGCGATGA
- a CDS encoding uncharacterized protein (COG:S;~EggNog:ENOG410PQK3;~InterPro:IPR036291,IPR016040;~PFAM:PF13460), protein MAGTKILVLGGTGPTGICLLRELVYRKHETIVYARNPSKIPEDLTSDELLEVVKGEMSDLDSLSVAIAKCRVVISLLGPGINDRNGSRSLFGDIYKSYVFPLMREHGVDRIFASGTPSISRPEDHWTLFTLAVIPLIRTFANFAYRNMLNIADAFENHADGLKWTVYRIAAIPGNQDQESWRKDREDGETFVGWVGEDGWTMSQRRGALARWLVDAAEGGAEEWVGKMPAVCKKG, encoded by the exons ATGGCAGGCACCAAAATTCTTGTTCTCGGTGGCACAGGCCCCACAGGAATCTGCCTGCTGCGAGAACTTGTATATCGAAAACATGAGACCATAGTCTACGCACGGAACCCTTCCAAGATTCCTGAAGACCTAACATCGGATGAGTTACTTGAA GTTGTCAAGGGCGAAATGAGCGATCTCGACTCCCTCTCCGTGGCCATAGCCAAATGCCGAGTCGTCATCTCCTTGTTGGGTCCCGGAATAAACGATAGAAATGGCAGTCGCAGCCTATTTGGGGACATCTACAAATCATATGTGTTTCCCTTGATGCGCGAACATGGAGTTGACCGCATCTTTGCGAGCGGCACACCGTCTATTTCTCGACCAGAGGACCATTGGACGCTTTTCACGCTTGCCGTCATCCCTCTTATCCGCACGTTTGCGAATTTCGCTTATCGGAATATGCTGAACATTGCAGATGCTTTTGAGAATCATGCCGATGGCCTCAAGTGGACTGTCTATCGGATTGCGGCGATTCCCGGAAATCAGGACCAAGAGAGCTGGCGAAAGGACagagaggatggagagacgTTCGTTGGATGGGtaggagaagatggctggaCAATGTCCCAGAGGAGAGGTGCCCTTGCGCGCTGGCTTGTGGATGCTGCAGAGGGCGGAGCTGAAGAGTGGGTGGGCAAGATGCCAGCCGTGTGCAAGAAGggataa
- a CDS encoding Zn(II)2Cys6 transcription factor (COG:S;~EggNog:ENOG410PMIS;~InterPro:IPR036864,IPR021858,IPR001138;~PFAM:PF11951;~go_function: GO:0000981 - DNA-binding transcription factor activity, RNA polymerase II-specific [Evidence IEA];~go_function: GO:0008270 - zinc ion binding [Evidence IEA];~go_process: GO:0006355 - regulation of transcription, DNA-templated [Evidence IEA]): MRSKRCHSSHILEDSDMTDGKKNNVGCWTCRLRRKRCDLVRPVCGICSALEICCYSDPDKPEWMDNGVKQRQMVLQLKTEVKKRASRRRSKRLIQRVARDLEDEEEVPTPKQTLDITAPSTQQTNRRAPNEDQARRSSPPDYVNETRPASESAAGFTQISLEHLDAQGSHRLSNELELSFIMVFLDYTFPVLFPLYTPTIFEGGRGWLLVLPMKIRALYHTVISLTSYFFTEVPISSGAGYERCTNVAFGEQSKQLDLAVKMVQQDLHTIYQGVHSNILESVYLLESIVQLLIYDGVVATTENWRMHLGAAIVLFEQIISCPGSVSSLFNLMSQLSPLPTNSENWNGFWTADQAAFRFFSAILLVADIISSTALEQSPKLQKYHNDLLTNDPGPEKAPLQLEDFIGCQNWVLCLISEIAVLDTWKKDMKKHRSLNMTQLVERGSLIEQELQTGFSQLDHVPETQYPPQRPPDMFPFNGSCTTSTTNTVTRIWAHAARIYLHTVLSGWQTATPEICEDVSQTVNLFKEISPGVFRALAWPFCVAGCLAAEEQESAFRELVNSMGPLGMVGTMQSALCIMENVWRKREHIDPDTWDIAACSRSLGHVVLFI; encoded by the coding sequence ATGCGATCCAAACGGTGCCATTCCTCACATATCCTAGAGGACAGTGACATGACCGACGGCAAAAAGAACAACGTCGGCTGCTGGACTTGCCGGCTGCGCCGTAAACGATGCGACCTGGTCCGACCAGTTTGTGGGATTTGCTCGGCATTGGAGATTTGTTGCTATTCTGACCCAGACAAGCCGGAATGGATGGACAATGGCGTGAAACAACGCCAGATGGTACTACAACTTAAGACAGAAGTCAAAAAAAGAGCATCTCGGCGCCGGTCGAAGAGGCTGATACAACGTGTTGCGCGGGATCtagaggatgaagaagaagtccCAACTCCAAAGCAGACATTGGATATTACTGCGCCATCGACGCAGCAAACGAATCGCCGCGCCCCAAATGAAGACCAAGCACGGAGATCTAGTCCTCCAGATTATGTCAACGAGACGCGCCCGGCTTCAGAATCTGCAGCTGGCTTCACACAGATTTCGTTAGAGCATCTGGATGCCCAGGGCTCGCACCGCCTGTCCAACGAGTTAGAACTGAGCTTCATTATGGTGTTCCTGGACTACACATTCCCTGTTCTATTTCCCCTGTATACGCCCACTATATTCGAAGgtgggcgaggatggctcTTAGTGTTGCCCATGAAGATCAGAGCGCTCTACCACACTGTCATCAGCCTGACCTCGTACTTCTTCACCGAGGTACCAATAAGTTCAGGAGCAGGATACGAACGATGCACAAACGTAGCGTTCGGAGAGCAGAGCAAACAACTAGATCTGGCTGTGAAGATGGTACAGCAAGATCTTCATACCATCTACCAAGGTGTTCACTCCAATATTCTCGAGAGCGTCTACCTTTTGGAAAGCATTGTACAGCTATTGATCTATGATGGCGTTGTCGCAACCACGGAGAATTGGAGAATGCACCTTGGCGCCGCTATAGTTCTGTTTGAACAGATTATATCATGCCCCGGATCAGTATCCTCTCTCTTCAATCTTATGAGCCAGCTCTCACCACTACCAACAAATTCCGAAAACTGGAATGGGTTCTGGACCGCCGACCAAGCTGCTTTCAGGTTTTTCTCTGCGATCCTGCTAGTCGCCGACATCATTTCTAGCACGGCGCTCGAACAATCTCCAAAACTACAAAAATACCATAATGATTTGTTAACAAATGATCCGGGTCCCGAGAAAGCTCCCCTACAGCTAGAAGACTTTATCGGATGCCAGAACTGGGTACTTTGTCTAATCAGTGAGATTGCAGTCCTAGACACCTGGAAGAAAGACATGAAGAAACACCGAAGTTTAAACATGACGCAGCTTGTGGAGCGCGGCTCTCTAATCGAACAAGAACTGCAGACCGGCTTCTCACAGCTCGACCATGTCCCTGAAACGCAATATCCACCTCAAAGACCACCCGACATGTTTCCCTTCAACGGGTCCTGTACTACAAGTACAACCAACACCGTAACCCGCATCTGGGCCCACGCTGCCCGCATCTATCTTCACACAGTTCTCTCGGGTTGGCAAACTGCCACCCCAGAGATATGCGAGGACGTTTCTCAAACAGTAAACCTCTTCAAAGAGATTTCACCTGGTGTATTTCGAGCACTAGCATGGCCATTTTGCGTTGCGGGCTGTCTGGCGGCTGAAGAACAGGAATCTGCATTCCGAGAGTTAGTCAACTCGATGGGACCGCTTGGGATGGTCGGGACGATGCAGAGCGCGTTATGTATTATGGAAAATGTGTGGCGTAAGCGGGAACATATTGATCCTGATACCTGGGATATCGCTGCATGTTCGAGAAGCTTGGGACATGTGGTTTTGTTTATTTGA
- a CDS encoding uncharacterized protein (COG:S;~EggNog:ENOG410PYP3;~SECRETED:SignalP(1-16)), whose product MKFINTLSLLIGAAAASPFQVGRRDSQNPDKFLLKTSGSENPDHNDLYVYGYHTGAGLNDAVLTPDVETASTGFLNGTKLQFDYDTQFSWGMNPVGVTNYAAWQFVQINAGASQDGFSVNSTGLQFSQEKGFGGWLVCDWWHNAPQLFYLYRYYTAQYPGSCSEVKLLTEPAA is encoded by the exons ATGAAGTTTATTAACACTCTCTCGCTACTGATCGGCGCCGCCGCGGCCAGCCCTTTCCAAGTCGGTCGCCGCGACAGCCAGAACCCCGATAAATTCCTTCTCAAGACCTCTGGATCTGAGAACCCTGACCACAACGACCTCTACGTTTACGGATATCACACGGGCGCTGGTCTCAACGATGCTGTCCTTACGCCGGATGTCGAGACTGCTAGCACTGGTTTCCTGAACGGCACCAAGCTTCAGTTCGACTACGACACTCAGTTCTCATGGGGCATGAATCCCGTGGGCGTTACTAACTACGCTG CATGGCAATTCGTCCAGATCAATGCGGGGGCTAGCCAAGATGGCTTCTCCGTTAACAGCACTGGCCTGCAATTCTCACAAGAGAAGGGCTTcggtggctggctgg TGTGCGATTGGTGGCACAACGCACCCCAGCTTTTCTACCTCTACCGCTACTACACGGCCCAGTACCCCGGCTCCTGCAGCGAAGTGAAGCTTCTGACCGAGCCTGCTGCGTGA
- a CDS encoding RNA polymerase II mediator complex subunit MED27 domain-containing protein (COG:S;~EggNog:ENOG410PU5B;~InterPro:IPR021627;~PFAM:PF11571;~go_component: GO:0016592 - mediator complex [Evidence IEA]) has product MTAGQKVAVVVPKMEQSPSIKASELNNIKSTTMNDSNSTSVPTAVAEDDAEPVIDPELLQSELELVSSLAKLQKLEETIHQLRTLIPERLLEPLAPVVNSQPASTSPQMLFEQLAQTARASVNEFGDFQGMWRGKEMKAVWERVDTLIYENAGQLLQSNGMWDEDYGVLLEDITKQDSIRKERQQKAKEEHERSQLQSAEGGWKTLVDNFAQRNVPGVRVLPPKNDTFSVVLAKSGLAFRVHAHHSGQDGVPDFNISSKSSAEPPSKLETAILDCLNSRSRKWDLTYLLEMILSYSNIQTTCTKCGKLQDKAANLPTLRYPKSTETQTEPQTPTFEAYHATCV; this is encoded by the exons ATGACCGCTGGCCAAAAAGTAGCTGTCGTGGTACCAAAAATGGAACAATCCCCATCTATCAAAGCCAGCGaactcaacaacatcaaatCAACTACAATGAACGATTCCAATTCCACATCTGTTCCGACCGCGGTCGCAGAGGATGATGCCGAACCTGTTATCGACCCTGAACTTTTGCAGTCCGAGTTAGAGCTTGTGTCGTCCCTTGCCAAGCTTCAGAAACTGGAAGAAACG ATTCATCAACTTCGGACACTGATTCCGGAACGGCTTCTCGAGCCACTAGCTCCAGTTGTCAACTCCCAACCTGCTTCAACCTCACCCCAGATGCTCTTCGAGCAGCTGGCACAGACCGCGCGTGCTAGCGTTAATGAATTTGGGGACTTCCAGGGCATGTGGCGTGGGAAAGAGATGAAAGCCGTTTGGGAGCGTGTCGACACTCTGATCTACGAAAACGCCGGTCAGCTCCTGCAGTCTAATGGCATGTGGGATGAAGACTACGGTGTGCTGCTCGAAGATATTACGAAGCAGGACTCCATTAGGAAAGAGCGACAGcaaaaggccaaggaggagcATGAACGCTCACAACTACAATCAGCAGAAGGAGGCTGGAAAACCCTCGTCGATAACTTCGCCCAACGGAATGTTCCAGGGGTACGCGTTCTTCCCCCTAAGAATGACACGTTCTCTGTCGTACTCGCAAAGTCCGGGCTGGCCTTCAGGGTCCATGCCCACCATTCAGGCCAGGACGGGGTTCCCGACTTTAATATCTCTAGCAAGTCATCCGCAGAGCCTCCGTCAAAGCTTGAAACTGCAATTTTGGATTGCCTCAACTCTCGTTCAAGAAAATGGGACCTGACATACCTCTTG GAAATGATCTTGTCCTATTCAAACATTCAAACAACCTGTACCAAATGTGGAAAATTGCAAGACAAAGCAGCCAACCTCCCAACACTCCGATACCCAAAATCTACTGAAACACAAACAGAACCCCAGACGCCAACATTCGAGGCATATCACGCGACATGTGTCTGA